GACTCTTCCCGATCCAGCAACGTTTCAATCAATAAGTCCGCCTGCTGTTGATGCTGATTCAAAAACGTTTCACACTGGTTCAGGTACTCCACCGCCTGGGAAAACTGCTGAAACACCTCCGCCAGTTCCAGTTCACCTGCCTCAATCCGACCAATAATCGCTTCAATTTCGCTGACAGTACGTTCATAGTGCCAGTTCGCAGGTAGATCAGAGGGGGCGATCGCGTCTTTGGTTGATTTCGATGGACTCGTTTTTTTGGGAGGCATAGGGGGAATCTCCTGACTAGGTGAATGGGAATGGAGGTTTTGAGTTTTGAGTTTTGAGTTTTGAGTTTTGAGTTTTAGGTCAAATTCGGTTCGTCGATGATCCGTGTATATCCCTGTAGGAACGGGGTTTGAAATTGAAATTGAATCTCGATACGTGTTAGAGGCTGTCTCCTAAACTCGCCCGCCCTAGGTTTCATCAATCGAACATGAGTTCAAGAGAGCGGGTATTCGACTGGACGCACAACCTCGACCTCGGCTGACCCTTCCGTGAACTGCACCATGAGGTGTTGTCCAGCGTAGAGTCCAACGGGCGATCGCACCACCCCACCTTTCTGATCGCGCACCACCGCATAACCCCGCTTCAATACCGACTCTGGATCAAGGGTCGTTAACGTATCGCGGAGGCGTTGGCAGTGCTGGTTAGAGGACTGCAACCGATGGCGCACTAACGTAATCAGGCGATCGCGCATCCAATCCAACGATTCCTGCTCATGCTGAAGCGACTGATCCAACCGAACACGGTGAAGGCGCGATCGCAGGCGTTGCTGTTCATCCTGGGCTATGTAGACCCGCTCCCGCAATGCTTGCACCAAAATCTCAGTCCGTTGGCGATGGTCGTCTTGCAGCAGTCGCAGATCTGGAACCGCTTTCTCCGCCGCTGCCGTGGGGGTATGGGCATAGGCATCCGCCACCAGATCCGCCAAGGTTTCATCCCGCTGATGCCCAATCCCCGCAATCACCGGGATAGAACAGTCGGCAACGGCTCGCACCACCCGTTCATCGTTAAAACAGGCCAGATCCTCCGATGCGCCACCCCCTCGTGCCAGGATCAGCACCTCTGCCCGTCCATCCCGTTCGACTCGCTGAATCGCCCGCACAATCGACACCGGAGCCAGTTCGCCCTGCACCTGCGCCGGAGACAGCAACACCCGCAGTCCCGGATAGCGATGGCGCAAGGTGCGTTGAATATCGCCCCAGGCGGCGGCTTGGGGTGAAGTGACGACCGCAACCGTTTGAGGATGGACTGGTAAAGGCCGTTTGCGCTCGGAGGCGAACAGCCCTTCTGCCCGGAGGCGATCGCGCACCTGTTTTTCTCGCAGTGCCAACAGTCCCTCCCCTGCCGGAAGCACCTGCCACCCCACCAGGCGATATTCTCCCCGTGGGGCATAGAGCCGCACCTGCCCCAGCACAATCACCTGTTCCCCTATCTTGGGTAAGGTTGCTAACCGAGACGCCTGACTCCGCCACACCACACAGGCGATCGCTGCTTTATCGTCCGGATCTTGCAGGGTGAAGAACAGTCCCTTGGGATGGTGATTCACACTCG
The DNA window shown above is from Synechococcales cyanobacterium T60_A2020_003 and carries:
- the xseB gene encoding exodeoxyribonuclease VII small subunit: MPPKKTSPSKSTKDAIAPSDLPANWHYERTVSEIEAIIGRIEAGELELAEVFQQFSQAVEYLNQCETFLNQHQQQADLLIETLLDREESGLS
- a CDS encoding exodeoxyribonuclease VII large subunit yields the protein MFSNQPRLTVPEMALSVAGLTRYIQSLVEEDVQLRQVWVTGEVSSVNHHPKGLFFTLQDPDDKAAIACVVWRSQASRLATLPKIGEQVIVLGQVRLYAPRGEYRLVGWQVLPAGEGLLALREKQVRDRLRAEGLFASERKRPLPVHPQTVAVVTSPQAAAWGDIQRTLRHRYPGLRVLLSPAQVQGELAPVSIVRAIQRVERDGRAEVLILARGGGASEDLACFNDERVVRAVADCSIPVIAGIGHQRDETLADLVADAYAHTPTAAAEKAVPDLRLLQDDHRQRTEILVQALRERVYIAQDEQQRLRSRLHRVRLDQSLQHEQESLDWMRDRLITLVRHRLQSSNQHCQRLRDTLTTLDPESVLKRGYAVVRDQKGGVVRSPVGLYAGQHLMVQFTEGSAEVEVVRPVEYPLS